In Rheinheimera sp. MM224, one DNA window encodes the following:
- a CDS encoding thiol:disulfide interchange protein DsbA/DsbL, with amino-acid sequence MFKKLLAALIFAPVIAFASAAAPVQFQEGVHYDVVAEKATTKPEVLEFFSFYCPHCKAFEPFAQALDKKLPKGVSLTKHHVDFLPVAPPELQQSLAKAYVVAKNAGQGDRIADVIFDYLHNQRASFSSEQDIRNLLVVNDVPAMLFDSGMVSQAVNDEVAAMKKSQDHYSEAKVLRGVPTLIVNGKYQVKFSGLSQQNFQQDLDAVVAYLLAKKD; translated from the coding sequence ATGTTTAAAAAATTACTGGCTGCTTTAATTTTTGCTCCTGTAATAGCTTTTGCTTCTGCAGCTGCCCCTGTGCAGTTTCAGGAAGGTGTGCATTACGATGTAGTCGCAGAAAAAGCGACGACTAAACCTGAAGTTTTAGAGTTCTTTTCCTTTTATTGCCCACACTGCAAAGCTTTTGAACCTTTTGCTCAGGCACTGGATAAGAAACTGCCTAAAGGTGTCAGCTTGACTAAACACCATGTCGACTTTTTGCCTGTGGCTCCACCTGAATTACAACAGTCTTTAGCCAAGGCTTATGTTGTGGCAAAAAATGCAGGTCAGGGTGATCGTATTGCTGATGTAATCTTTGACTATCTGCATAATCAACGCGCCAGCTTTAGCAGCGAACAGGATATTCGCAACCTGTTGGTGGTAAATGATGTTCCTGCCATGTTGTTTGACTCAGGTATGGTCAGTCAGGCTGTGAATGATGAAGTTGCAGCGATGAAAAAGAGTCAGGATCATTATTCTGAAGCTAAAGTGCTCAGAGGTGTACCTACTTTAATTGTGAACGGTAAATACCAGGTGAAGTTTTCTGGTTTAAGCCAGCAGAATTTCCAGCAGGATTTAGACGCGGTAGTGGCTTATCTGTTAGCGAAAAAAGACTAA
- a CDS encoding thiol:disulfide interchange protein DsbA/DsbL: MKKLTALLVGALLLPVAVFAAQFEEGKHYEVVSEQATTKPEVKEFFSFYCPACFAYEPKVQALAKQLPAGVELKKVHVDFLQHASPEIQVTLAKAYLVAKNLGKGDQVASSFFNHVHVDRKSFANDDDIKAVVVAQGVDADTYDKAIKSFTVAGGAKQMKKEQDALSGRRVLTGVPTFIVNGKYKILNQGLSRENQDEEFKQLVNFLLTQS, encoded by the coding sequence ATGAAAAAGTTAACAGCGTTGTTAGTAGGTGCATTGTTATTACCTGTGGCAGTTTTTGCCGCTCAGTTTGAAGAAGGTAAACACTACGAAGTAGTTTCTGAGCAGGCGACAACCAAACCTGAAGTGAAGGAATTTTTCTCTTTTTATTGTCCTGCCTGTTTTGCATACGAGCCTAAAGTACAAGCTTTGGCGAAACAGTTGCCAGCTGGTGTTGAGCTGAAAAAGGTGCATGTCGACTTTTTACAGCACGCATCTCCGGAAATTCAGGTGACTTTAGCCAAAGCTTATCTGGTGGCAAAAAATCTGGGTAAAGGTGATCAGGTGGCCAGCTCATTTTTTAACCATGTGCATGTTGACCGTAAAAGCTTCGCCAATGATGACGATATCAAAGCAGTAGTTGTGGCTCAGGGCGTTGACGCAGACACCTACGATAAAGCCATCAAAAGCTTTACTGTAGCTGGCGGTGCTAAACAAATGAAAAAAGAACAGGATGCTTTATCAGGCCGCCGTGTATTAACAGGTGTACCAACCTTTATTGTGAACGGTAAATACAAAATTCTGAATCAGGGCCTGAGCCGTGAAAATCAGGATGAAGAATTTAAGCAGTTAGTGAATTTTTTACTGACTCAATCTTAA
- a CDS encoding serine/threonine protein kinase, which translates to MSTFDFSTLSPDLMLDALFHYGFDVSSGLLQLNSFENRVCQFRDDDRKSWVVKFYRPERWSLEQLNEEHQFVRELAEIEVPVAEAVERDGQQVLSYGGFYLSVFPSRGGRTLEPDNDNQMLQLGRFLGMVHQVGAARPFIHRPTINHQTFLLDSQQSLLQSGLIPPSLEKDYQAMMQQLCDKVGPLYKPEKIRRVHGDCHIGNLLWHDDRPLLLDFDDSRNGPAVQDLWLLLNGDRVEQTYQLSLLLEEYEQYCDFDHKELRLIEPLRAMRILSYMAWIAKRWSDPAFPKNFPWFSTDQYWQQQLRALDEQLKFCDQSPLSLMPQW; encoded by the coding sequence ATGAGCACTTTTGATTTCTCTACTTTAAGTCCGGATTTAATGCTGGATGCGTTGTTTCATTATGGCTTTGATGTCAGCTCTGGTTTATTACAACTAAACAGCTTTGAAAACAGAGTCTGTCAGTTTAGAGATGATGATCGTAAAAGTTGGGTGGTGAAGTTTTACCGGCCCGAGCGCTGGAGCTTAGAACAACTGAACGAAGAGCATCAGTTTGTGCGTGAACTGGCTGAAATTGAAGTGCCGGTGGCTGAAGCTGTTGAGCGGGATGGCCAGCAAGTGTTGTCTTATGGCGGCTTTTATTTATCCGTTTTCCCAAGCCGGGGTGGCCGCACTTTAGAGCCTGACAACGATAATCAAATGCTGCAACTGGGGCGTTTTTTAGGCATGGTGCATCAGGTGGGCGCAGCGCGGCCTTTTATCCACAGACCGACCATCAACCACCAGACTTTTTTGCTCGACAGCCAGCAAAGCTTGCTGCAGTCGGGCCTTATTCCGCCATCATTGGAAAAAGATTATCAGGCCATGATGCAACAATTGTGCGACAAGGTCGGTCCTTTGTATAAGCCGGAAAAAATCCGGCGGGTGCATGGCGACTGCCATATAGGCAATTTGCTGTGGCACGACGACAGACCTTTGTTGCTGGACTTTGACGACAGCCGCAATGGCCCTGCAGTGCAGGACTTGTGGTTATTGCTGAACGGCGACAGAGTGGAGCAAACTTACCAGCTGTCGTTATTGTTGGAAGAGTATGAACAGTACTGCGATTTTGACCATAAAGAGCTGCGTCTGATAGAACCCTTGCGTGCTATGCGTATCTTGTCTTATATGGCCTGGATAGCAAAAAGGTGGAGCGATCCGGCTTTTCCAAAGAACTTTCCATGGTTCAGCACAGACCAATACTGGCAGCAACAATTGCGGGCACTGGATGAACAGCTGAAATTCTGTGACCAGAGCCCACTTTCTCTGATGCCTCAGTGGTAA
- the ccoG gene encoding cytochrome c oxidase accessory protein CcoG, with translation MDNKIDIKNIPVEVHRPDPDKKAKYNPRDRIYIRAVKGLHQTLRRNIGFVFMAAFMLLPWLQFNGQQAILLDIVEQKFYIFGMTLWPQDFTILAWIFVIGAFALFFVTTFYGRVWCGYLCPQTVWTFIFMWFEEKFQGTRNQRMKLDQDPWTFSKVLKKGATHFSWLAFSVLTALIFVGYFTPVDQLFIQFFTLEASFWAAVSVWFFAFCTYGNAGWMREIMCTHICPYARFQSAMFDKDTFTVTYDAKRGENRGPRARKDTEYKAKGLGDCIDCNLCVHVCPTGIDIRNGLQYECINCGACIDACDDTMDKMGYAKGLISYTTEHSLEGKTTKVVRGKLVGYFMVLVAVCAAFAWTLVVRKPVVMDIVRDRGSLFRETDEGLIENTYTLKVINKSQLEQTYQLSVEGLDQAQWLGEKELTIKGGETANLPISLSLDPVDAKKSVLEIEFVLQDSDEPDIRLTQGSKFFSSR, from the coding sequence GTGGATAACAAGATAGATATTAAAAATATTCCGGTTGAGGTACATAGACCTGATCCGGACAAAAAAGCCAAATACAACCCAAGAGATCGCATCTATATTCGTGCGGTGAAGGGCTTGCATCAAACCTTAAGGCGCAACATTGGCTTTGTGTTTATGGCTGCATTTATGCTGTTGCCCTGGCTGCAATTTAATGGTCAGCAGGCCATTTTGCTCGATATTGTTGAGCAGAAATTTTATATCTTCGGTATGACCTTATGGCCGCAGGATTTCACTATTCTGGCCTGGATTTTTGTCATTGGCGCTTTTGCGTTGTTTTTTGTTACCACATTTTATGGTCGGGTCTGGTGTGGTTATTTATGCCCCCAAACCGTCTGGACCTTTATTTTTATGTGGTTTGAAGAGAAATTTCAGGGCACCCGTAATCAGCGTATGAAGTTGGATCAGGACCCCTGGACCTTCAGTAAAGTGCTGAAAAAAGGCGCGACTCATTTTAGCTGGCTGGCGTTTTCTGTGCTCACGGCGCTGATTTTTGTTGGCTACTTTACCCCTGTTGATCAGTTGTTTATCCAATTCTTTACACTGGAAGCCAGCTTCTGGGCTGCGGTTTCAGTCTGGTTTTTTGCCTTCTGTACATACGGCAATGCAGGCTGGATGCGCGAAATTATGTGTACTCACATTTGCCCTTACGCTCGTTTCCAGTCGGCCATGTTTGATAAAGATACCTTTACCGTGACTTACGATGCCAAACGTGGCGAAAACCGTGGTCCACGCGCCCGTAAAGACACTGAATACAAAGCCAAAGGTTTAGGCGATTGTATCGACTGTAACTTGTGTGTGCATGTCTGCCCTACTGGCATCGACATTCGTAACGGTCTGCAGTATGAGTGCATTAACTGTGGTGCCTGTATAGATGCTTGTGACGATACCATGGATAAAATGGGCTACGCCAAAGGCTTAATCAGCTACACCACAGAACATAGTCTGGAAGGCAAAACTACCAAAGTAGTGCGTGGCAAGTTAGTCGGCTACTTTATGGTGTTAGTCGCTGTATGTGCGGCCTTTGCCTGGACCTTAGTGGTGCGGAAACCCGTGGTGATGGACATAGTTCGCGACCGTGGCTCTTTGTTCCGTGAAACCGACGAAGGGTTAATTGAAAACACCTACACCTTAAAAGTCATCAACAAGTCGCAGTTGGAGCAAACCTATCAATTGTCGGTAGAAGGTTTGGATCAAGCACAGTGGTTAGGTGAGAAAGAACTGACCATCAAAGGGGGTGAAACAGCCAACCTGCCAATCAGCTTGTCGCTAGACCCTGTTGATGCGAAGAAATCCGTGCTGGAAATTGAGTTTGTGCTGCAAGACAGCGACGAGCCGGATATCCGCTTAACTCAAGGCAGTAAGTTCTTTTCATCACGCTAA
- the purT gene encoding formate-dependent phosphoribosylglycinamide formyltransferase: MSQIGTPGAANATKVLLLGSGELGKEVCIELKRLGCEVIAVDRYANAPAMQVADRRYVISMLDGATLRQIVIKEKPALIVPELEAIATSTLVELEQQGFTVIPSAKAANLTMNREGIRRLAAEELQLPTSPFRFADDKSSYLAAVAHIGYPCVVKPIMSSSGKGQSVLKSDADLESAWAYAQEGGRAGKGRVIVEGFIDFDYEITLLTVRSISGTQYCEPVGHRQEKGDYRESWQPQAMSAVALEKAQHYAAKVTEALGGFGLFGVELFVKGDEVWFSEVSPRPHDTGMVTLISQNYSEFALHARAILGLPIPLIRQYGPAASAVLLVPGNSEQIGYGNLAQALMQPDTDLRLFGKPEVQGERRMGVALALGDNVDHAKQKALDVIAKIKVDLQ; this comes from the coding sequence ATGAGCCAGATAGGAACTCCAGGCGCAGCCAACGCCACCAAAGTGCTGTTATTAGGCAGCGGTGAACTCGGTAAAGAAGTATGTATTGAACTCAAACGTTTAGGCTGCGAAGTGATAGCAGTCGACCGTTACGCCAATGCGCCCGCTATGCAGGTTGCAGACCGTCGTTATGTCATTTCTATGCTGGATGGTGCCACATTGCGCCAAATTGTGATCAAAGAAAAACCTGCGCTGATCGTGCCTGAGCTGGAAGCCATAGCCACCAGTACTTTGGTTGAGCTGGAGCAACAAGGTTTTACTGTGATCCCAAGCGCTAAGGCGGCCAACTTAACCATGAACCGCGAAGGTATCCGCCGTTTAGCGGCTGAAGAGTTACAACTTCCTACTTCGCCTTTCCGTTTTGCCGATGACAAAAGCAGCTACTTAGCCGCAGTGGCGCATATTGGTTACCCTTGTGTGGTCAAACCTATTATGTCGTCCTCCGGCAAGGGCCAGTCTGTACTGAAATCCGACGCCGATTTAGAAAGCGCCTGGGCTTATGCGCAAGAAGGTGGTCGTGCCGGTAAAGGCCGGGTCATAGTGGAAGGTTTTATCGACTTCGATTATGAAATCACTTTGTTAACAGTGCGCTCTATTTCTGGCACTCAGTACTGCGAACCTGTTGGCCATCGTCAGGAAAAAGGTGATTACCGTGAATCATGGCAACCTCAGGCCATGTCGGCTGTTGCTTTAGAAAAAGCCCAACATTACGCTGCTAAAGTGACCGAAGCTTTAGGTGGTTTTGGCTTATTTGGCGTCGAGCTTTTTGTAAAGGGCGACGAAGTCTGGTTTAGCGAAGTATCTCCACGGCCACACGACACCGGCATGGTGACCTTAATTTCGCAAAACTACTCTGAATTTGCGCTGCATGCCCGCGCTATTTTAGGTTTGCCTATTCCGCTCATTCGCCAATACGGCCCGGCCGCTTCAGCTGTATTGCTGGTTCCGGGCAACTCGGAGCAAATTGGGTATGGCAACTTAGCTCAGGCTTTAATGCAACCCGACACCGATCTGCGGCTGTTTGGTAAACCCGAAGTACAAGGCGAACGTCGTATGGGTGTGGCTTTGGCTTTAGGCGACAACGTCGATCACGCCAAGCAAAAAGCATTGGATGTGATTGCAAAAATTAAAGTGGATCTGCAGTAG
- a CDS encoding cysteine-rich CWC family protein produces the protein MSEQLCPLCQQANLCKAGTAEQNQCWCMQQKFPAELLSQAPDQSSCICSACLERFIKPAEPVQQYKPL, from the coding sequence ATGTCTGAGCAACTATGCCCTTTATGTCAGCAAGCCAATTTATGCAAAGCCGGCACTGCTGAACAAAACCAGTGTTGGTGTATGCAGCAGAAGTTTCCTGCTGAACTGCTGTCGCAAGCGCCGGACCAAAGTAGCTGCATTTGTAGTGCTTGTTTAGAGCGTTTTATAAAACCGGCAGAGCCAGTACAGCAGTATAAGCCCCTGTAA
- a CDS encoding glycosyltransferase family 2 protein, whose protein sequence is MENGWLQQVIDLTHQWIQQLDLAPWLVPLQWLLVGYFVCLSAGYLILNLVALLVMRSHIQSARTELLPASYASFLTPISVLVPAYNEQETIASSVLSLLQLTYPEYEVIVINDGSKDDTLQVLKDSFSLTLSSATCPLRLPCQQIRGIYQSSRYPNLKVIDKANGGKADALNAGVNLSRFPLFCGVDADSILQRDSLLRIIRPFLEDPDAIAAGGTVRIANGCQVKDGLLLKAALPNKLLPQLQIVEYLRGFLFGRLGWSSLNALLIISGAFGLFKKDLVIEVGGYRHKTIGEDMELVVRMHKHMRLNNRKYRIYFIPDPVCWTEAPEDLATLAQQRVRWQRGLLESLGANMSLLFHPKSGAVGWLAFPFALLFEALGPALEVLGYFFMLFTWLAGWLDPAALLAFLVVTIGFGILISVVALVLEEMSYPVYPGGRSIMRLFLMAVLENFGYRQLNSWWRLKGLWLWARNSKSSWGTMKRSGKWQNTK, encoded by the coding sequence ATGGAGAATGGCTGGTTACAGCAGGTGATAGATCTGACGCATCAGTGGATACAGCAGTTAGATCTTGCCCCCTGGCTGGTACCTTTACAATGGCTGTTGGTCGGCTATTTTGTCTGTTTATCTGCAGGCTACCTGATCCTGAATTTAGTAGCTTTGTTGGTGATGCGCAGTCATATTCAGTCGGCACGCACTGAACTGCTGCCAGCCAGTTATGCCAGCTTTTTAACCCCTATTTCTGTGCTGGTGCCTGCCTACAACGAGCAGGAAACTATAGCCAGTTCGGTCTTGTCCTTATTGCAACTGACCTACCCTGAATACGAAGTGATCGTCATCAACGATGGCTCAAAAGACGATACTTTACAGGTGCTCAAAGACAGTTTTTCTTTAACTTTGTCATCAGCCACTTGCCCATTACGTTTACCTTGCCAGCAAATTCGTGGCATTTATCAGTCCAGCCGCTACCCAAATTTAAAAGTGATAGATAAAGCCAATGGCGGTAAGGCCGATGCGTTAAATGCCGGGGTGAATTTGTCGCGTTTTCCGCTGTTTTGTGGTGTCGACGCCGACTCCATTTTGCAGCGTGACAGCTTACTGCGCATTATCCGGCCTTTTCTGGAAGACCCTGACGCTATTGCTGCTGGCGGCACTGTACGCATCGCCAATGGCTGTCAGGTAAAAGATGGTTTGTTATTAAAAGCGGCTTTACCCAACAAACTATTGCCCCAATTGCAAATAGTCGAATATCTGCGTGGTTTCTTATTTGGTCGTCTGGGCTGGTCGTCTTTGAATGCTCTACTGATCATCAGTGGTGCTTTTGGTTTGTTTAAAAAAGATCTGGTGATTGAAGTGGGAGGCTACCGGCATAAAACCATAGGCGAAGATATGGAGCTGGTGGTGCGGATGCATAAACATATGCGGCTGAACAACCGGAAATACAGGATCTATTTTATTCCTGACCCTGTGTGCTGGACTGAAGCGCCGGAAGATTTGGCCACTTTGGCACAGCAAAGGGTGCGCTGGCAGCGTGGTTTGCTGGAAAGCTTAGGTGCTAATATGTCGTTGTTATTTCACCCTAAATCCGGCGCAGTCGGTTGGCTGGCTTTTCCTTTTGCCTTGTTATTTGAAGCCTTAGGACCTGCGCTGGAAGTGCTGGGTTATTTCTTTATGTTGTTTACCTGGCTTGCTGGTTGGTTAGACCCAGCCGCTTTATTGGCTTTTTTAGTAGTGACTATAGGTTTTGGCATACTGATTTCTGTAGTAGCGCTGGTGCTGGAAGAAATGTCGTATCCGGTGTATCCGGGGGGGCGCAGCATAATGCGGTTATTTTTAATGGCGGTGCTGGAAAACTTTGGTTATCGCCAACTGAACTCCTGGTGGCGTTTAAAAGGTTTATGGCTTTGGGCGCGTAACAGTAAAAGCAGCTGGGGCACGATGAAACGTTCAGGTAAATGGCAAAACACTAAATAA
- a CDS encoding HEAT repeat domain-containing protein, translated as MSDTDSDVIVQLVWYSSAVLLLMTLLLLLLTLFMHYERRQRDKSRQQATEQWTPILFSWIYSPEDNAGPLPELDAERFGFVVQLWLQLEQTVRGSASNRLAELAQRLNLIPVMKQWLHGYSTDKKLTAIMALGIVQEKSAFADLIPHVLDKRTIFSLVAARALLAIDPKLGLPVILCQIHRDDWSVSRLAGLLVRLRHDLVVRSITECAEKATAKELRRLIKLMHILSPIDSQPLILHALVQYPNEMELLTTAFASAVSPDLLPLLRQQVSNPQWEVRVQLAKALARLGDSSDASLLLQMLSDSNWWVRYRAAQSLMALPGIENEQLQLWHQQLTDPFAIAILSQVKEEQQRQQQGRT; from the coding sequence GTGTCCGATACAGACTCTGATGTGATAGTGCAATTGGTGTGGTACAGCAGCGCCGTGTTATTGCTGATGACACTGTTGCTGCTGTTACTGACCCTTTTTATGCATTATGAAAGACGACAGCGTGATAAAAGCCGTCAACAAGCCACTGAGCAATGGACTCCTATCTTGTTTTCCTGGATTTATTCGCCGGAAGATAATGCCGGGCCTTTGCCGGAGCTGGATGCTGAACGTTTTGGCTTTGTGGTGCAGCTATGGTTGCAACTTGAGCAAACAGTGCGTGGAAGTGCATCTAACCGGCTGGCTGAACTGGCGCAACGTCTGAATTTAATTCCGGTGATGAAACAATGGCTGCACGGTTACAGCACAGATAAAAAACTCACAGCTATTATGGCGTTGGGCATAGTGCAGGAGAAGTCTGCTTTTGCTGATCTGATCCCTCATGTATTGGACAAACGGACTATTTTCTCATTGGTGGCAGCCAGAGCTTTATTGGCCATAGATCCAAAGCTGGGACTACCAGTGATTTTGTGTCAAATTCATCGGGATGATTGGTCTGTCAGTCGACTGGCTGGTCTGTTGGTACGCCTGCGTCACGATCTGGTTGTGAGGTCCATTACAGAGTGCGCCGAAAAAGCTACGGCTAAAGAGCTGAGGCGCCTGATCAAACTAATGCATATTCTATCACCCATCGACAGTCAGCCACTGATCCTGCACGCCTTAGTGCAATACCCAAATGAAATGGAACTGCTGACTACAGCTTTTGCCAGTGCAGTGTCCCCCGACTTGTTGCCATTATTACGTCAGCAGGTGAGTAATCCACAGTGGGAAGTCCGGGTGCAGTTAGCCAAAGCTTTAGCCAGACTAGGCGACAGTTCAGATGCGTCTTTATTGCTGCAGATGTTATCAGACTCCAATTGGTGGGTACGTTATCGTGCAGCCCAAAGCCTGATGGCCTTGCCCGGTATTGAGAATGAACAGCTACAGTTGTGGCACCAGCAACTGACGGACCCTTTTGCTATTGCTATTTTGTCGCAGGTGAAGGAAGAACAACAGCGCCAGCAACAAGGGAGAACCTGA
- a CDS encoding YaiO family outer membrane beta-barrel protein, which translates to MSKNSVLMLAALLPAVCIAAGSYQLETGAGYEQLSDSFADGSFYYAGLRHATADYGWGARWQRSKRFDLKDQEWLTDAYYKISDNLTWLGQAAYSPQNRVRPELSVGNQLAWQWTKGWVVTPGIAISNDDQQDSRSYSLMNEHYSGSWRYAYTLYHSRPEDTGSANTHVLQTSYYFNDTDSLTALFVKGKELERLPNRVLVMDVTRIGLFGQFSFADDWSMLYNLSWSEQDVLYEKTEVGLGVRYRL; encoded by the coding sequence ATGAGCAAAAACTCTGTCTTGATGCTTGCGGCTTTATTACCTGCGGTTTGTATAGCTGCCGGTAGTTATCAACTGGAAACCGGAGCGGGTTATGAACAATTGTCGGATAGTTTTGCCGATGGCTCATTTTATTATGCTGGTTTACGTCATGCGACTGCAGATTACGGTTGGGGCGCACGCTGGCAGCGCAGTAAGCGTTTTGACTTAAAAGATCAGGAATGGCTGACGGATGCTTACTATAAAATCAGCGATAATCTGACCTGGTTGGGCCAAGCCGCTTATAGCCCACAAAACAGAGTGCGTCCTGAATTATCTGTTGGCAATCAATTAGCCTGGCAGTGGACCAAAGGCTGGGTCGTGACGCCTGGAATTGCGATTTCCAATGATGATCAGCAGGACAGTCGCAGCTACAGCCTGATGAACGAACATTACAGCGGTTCATGGCGTTATGCCTATACTTTGTACCACTCCAGACCTGAAGATACGGGCTCCGCTAATACTCATGTACTGCAGACCAGTTATTACTTTAACGATACGGATTCGCTCACTGCCTTATTTGTGAAAGGTAAAGAGCTGGAACGTTTACCAAATCGTGTTCTGGTGATGGATGTTACCCGTATCGGTTTGTTTGGCCAATTCTCTTTTGCCGACGACTGGAGCATGTTGTACAACCTGAGTTGGTCTGAACAGGATGTGTTATATGAAAAAACCGAGGTGGGTTTAGGTGTCCGATACAGACTCTGA
- a CDS encoding response regulator transcription factor, translating to MSAKTVLLVEDDELIGKLLVFILQRDGYQVEWLKDGQQAQELVLSGRDFNAVVLDLMLPFFDGLFLLELIRNQSTMAKVPVLILTSKMGEEDIALALKKGADDYLIKPFQPPELSARLRRLIGKQG from the coding sequence ATGAGTGCTAAAACGGTGTTGCTGGTTGAGGATGATGAACTAATTGGCAAGTTATTAGTTTTTATTTTACAACGTGATGGCTATCAGGTGGAATGGCTGAAAGATGGTCAGCAGGCGCAGGAGTTGGTGTTGTCCGGTCGCGATTTTAATGCTGTGGTGCTGGATTTAATGCTGCCGTTTTTTGACGGTTTGTTTTTGCTGGAGTTGATCCGCAATCAATCCACAATGGCTAAGGTACCCGTATTAATTCTGACGTCCAAAATGGGTGAAGAAGACATAGCGCTTGCGCTGAAAAAAGGTGCTGATGATTACTTGATCAAACCATTTCAACCGCCTGAACTGAGCGCTCGTTTACGTCGTCTTATAGGAAAACAGGGATGA
- a CDS encoding benzoate/H(+) symporter BenE family transporter, with protein MWRDFSLSAIAAGFVAVLVGFASSVAIVFQAAAAAGADQAMMASWILALGLGMGLTCIGLSLYFKAPVLTAWSTPGAALLVSSLQGLSLAEAVGVFIFAAALSLLLGLTGWFEKLSNKIPLQIASAMLAGILFNFGLSIFTSLQQDLWLVGLMCVTYLVSKQYLPRYAIPLVLVVAVLYASLQGQLSLAQVHFDWPAPVWIWPEWSISALIGVGLPLFIVTLTSQNIPGLAVIKSSGYSLPVSPLINASAFTTLVLAPLGAFSINLAAITAAICASPEAHADPAKRYSAGVAAGIFYLLTGLAGAAVVALFAAFPTTLVTALAGLALLGTIGTNLALTTQAGPHREAAIVTLLVTVSGVNFFGIASAFWGLVAGLVCMLALKLPQKKAV; from the coding sequence ATGTGGCGCGACTTTAGCTTATCAGCCATCGCTGCTGGTTTTGTGGCTGTATTAGTGGGCTTTGCCAGCTCAGTGGCTATTGTATTTCAGGCCGCCGCCGCTGCGGGCGCCGATCAGGCTATGATGGCATCCTGGATTTTAGCCTTGGGTCTTGGCATGGGCCTGACCTGTATTGGCTTGTCTTTGTATTTTAAAGCACCAGTACTAACGGCCTGGTCCACGCCGGGCGCTGCACTTTTAGTCAGTAGTTTGCAGGGACTCAGTTTGGCCGAAGCTGTTGGTGTGTTTATCTTCGCTGCCGCTTTAAGTTTGTTGCTTGGCCTGACTGGCTGGTTTGAAAAACTCAGCAATAAAATTCCGCTACAAATTGCCTCTGCCATGCTGGCCGGTATTTTATTTAACTTTGGTTTGTCGATTTTCACCTCCTTGCAGCAGGATTTATGGCTGGTTGGACTGATGTGTGTGACTTACCTGGTCAGTAAACAGTATCTGCCTCGCTACGCTATTCCATTGGTATTAGTGGTGGCCGTGCTTTATGCCAGTTTGCAAGGTCAACTCAGCCTTGCGCAAGTGCATTTTGACTGGCCAGCTCCAGTCTGGATTTGGCCGGAGTGGTCCATCAGCGCTTTAATAGGTGTAGGTTTGCCACTTTTTATTGTCACTTTAACCTCACAAAACATCCCGGGTTTAGCGGTGATTAAAAGCAGCGGTTACAGCCTGCCGGTGTCGCCACTGATTAACGCTAGCGCTTTTACCACTCTGGTGCTGGCGCCGCTTGGGGCCTTTTCTATCAATCTAGCTGCTATCACCGCTGCTATTTGCGCCAGCCCTGAAGCCCATGCCGACCCCGCCAAAAGATACAGCGCAGGTGTAGCTGCAGGTATTTTTTACTTATTGACCGGCTTGGCTGGCGCTGCAGTTGTTGCTTTATTTGCCGCCTTTCCAACCACTTTGGTCACTGCTTTGGCAGGTTTAGCTTTGCTTGGCACTATAGGCACTAATTTAGCCCTGACCACCCAGGCGGGGCCGCATAGAGAAGCGGCCATAGTTACTTTGCTGGTGACTGTCTCTGGCGTGAATTTTTTTGGTATTGCTTCTGCCTTTTGGGGTTTAGTGGCTGGATTAGTGTGCATGCTAGCGTTAAAACTGCCACAGAAAAAGGCAGTTTAA